TCGATGGAATGGCGCGGTGGACAGGCGCGATGGAACGGCTCGGGCGGACGGGCTCGGGCAGACGGGCTCGGCCCCGCGGCCGCTCGGTGGGACGGTTCGGGCGGACGGCGGCTCGTTCTCGGGTCGCCGGTCTCGTTCGCGGGGGCAGGGCTCGGGCGTCGGTTGCGGATGCCGCCCCCGCACGCGGCGCCACTCTCGGAGGCCGGACTCGGTCGGTGGTGCCCGTCCGTCGGGTGGGGACTGTCGTCGGGTCTTGTGGGGCTTGGCTGGGTTTTGGGCAGGCCGGCGGGGTGCGCCGCTGAAGGGGGCGCGGGGCTCGTGGGGGTCAGGCTCGGCGGACGAGGATGTCGGCGTGGCGGGTGCGGGCGCGGATCTCGACCATCTCGGTCGCCTGGCCCGGGTCGTCGGCGGCCTCCAGTTCGCTTCGCACGTTGCCGTGCTCGGAATTCACCTCCAGCCATGCCGCGGTCCCCTCGGGGACGCCGACCTCGATCTCGCCGAAGCCGGTCTCAAGGACGGCGCCACCGGCCGCGGCCTCGCTGATCCGGACGCTGCCGTGCGCGGACTTCGCGTGGAGTTCGGCGCGGGAGCGGCCGACCAGGACGTCACCGTTCGCGGTGACGAGGCTCGCCTTCCCGGTCACCGTGCCGACGGTGATATCCCCGTTGGACGTCTTCACCGTCGCGGTGCCGTCGATCTCACCGAGCCAGATCTTCCCGGTGGCGGTCACCACTTCGATGTGGTCGGTGGCCCGGTTGACGGAGATCTCACCGGCGGCGGCGCGCAGCTTCAGGCGTCCCGTCTCCTGCAGCCGGACGTAGCCAGCGGCGGTCTCGAGGTCGGTGTCGCCGAGCGGGCCCTCGCCGCGGAAGTGACTTCCGCTCCTGCCGGTGACCTCGGAACCGGCCGGTAGCTCGATGGTCACCTCGACCGACGGCATGTTGCCGACGAGCGAGCGGACCTTGTAACGGGGAGTCTTGACCGTCAGGCGCCCGGCCTCGAACTCGACGCGGGTCTGCTCGGCGGCCTGCACGTCGAGGTCGCGGGTGGGGTCGCTCGGCCGCACGTCCACCACGGTGTCGACGCGGTTCCCGGCGCGGAGGACGACCATGCCGCCCGCGACCTCGATGACGGCGACGATCGGGGCGGGGGTGTCGAACGTGTATGTGTGGGCGCCTTCTTCCCGGCTGCCCGTGGAACTGGTCTGCATGTCGTCAGCGCACCCATCCGGTGTAGTTCCGCCCGATCGGCCGTCCCCCGCCTCTGTCCTGCGGGGGGCCGCCGGGTTCCAGGGCGGCGGTCACCGCTCGGACCAGCCAAGCGTTGACCGACAGGCCCAACCGTCCCGCCGCCTCCTCGATCTGTGGCTTGAGGTGCTCCGGCAGGCGCAGCGTGATCCGCGACGTGCCGCCGCTCTCCTCCGGCTCGGCGGCCGGGGCGCGGACGCCCATCGAGACCTCAATGGCGCCGGCCACCGCCTGCCGGAGCCCGCCCTGCGGTGCCTCCGGCGGTGGCGGGGGCGCCGCGGGGGGCGGCGTCACCACGAAGTCGGGATCTCGTCCGCGCAACCGGACCTCGACCGAGCCGGGCGCGAGGTCCCTGGTGATCTCGTCGGCCGCCTCGGACAGCGCCTCCAGCAGGACGAGGCGGACCGCGGCCTCGAGCGGCGAGGTGAGCCGCTCGGCCAGGGCGCGGGCATCCTCTCCTCCGGCCTCGGCCGCGACCGCGAGATCCCGCCGAAGGCTTTCGACGTACGTCGCGATATCCATGACGTCATCATGGCGTCATTAATGACGTCATGTCAAGTCGGGCGCCGCGGCAAGGTGACGTCAGGTCGTTCGGGGCGAACTCCCGCCCGCTTCGCGCATGGCGCGGGCCGCACAGCTCGCACAAAGGCCCAGCTCACGGGAGTGCCGACTACATGGCCGGCGATTCCGCGGCTGACCGGTGCCGCGATCACCCATAGTCCTTCGGAGTGGCACGTCCACCTCCGTCCGGCGTGCGACGCCGCCGTGACATCACATGCGACAGCACGATGACGTCCAAGGTGATGGCAGTGACGGCCCGCCTGCCGTGGCCAGGCGGGAGCGCCCGCAGACGGGGACGGTCCGCCTCCGTCCCGGCGTGGACGCCGTCGTGACATCAACAGGCGATCGCACGATGACGCGATGGCGGGGACGGTCCGGCGCGCCTCGGCTGCGCCCGCGCGCGCGGCGTGGGTGGTGCCGTTAGGCCGTGGACGGGCTCATGGTGACGTCAATACGACGTCGAGGGTCGGTGCGTGCCTTCCATGCGTGCCTTCCATGAGCGGTCGGCGGTCCGGCTCGCCGGGGCGGTGGACGGGGTCAGGCGCGGTGGGGGCGGTTCGTCCAGCCTTGGTCGTCGGCGCGGACGAACCAGCCCGAGGCGGCCAGGGTGCCGCCGTCGACCGGGACGGTGTGGCCGGTGACGAAGCGGGCCTCGTCGGAGGCGAGGAAGGCGACGACGGCGGCGTAGTCGTCGGGGCGCCCGAAGCGCGCCATGGGGACCCAGGTGTGCATCAGGTCGGGGTCGTAGCCGCGGAGCATCCAGGACGCCGGGGTCTGCTCGGTGTCGGCGAGGTCGGGCGCGATGGCGTTGACGCGGACGCCGTGGCGGCCGACGGCGACGGCGAGGCTGCGGGTGAAGGCGGAGACGCCCGCGTTGAACGCCGAGTACACCGGGTGCTGCGGGATGCCGCGGAAGGCTTCGACGGTCGAGTTGTTCACGATGGCGCCGGAGCCGTGCTCGATCATCGCGGGGAGCAGGGCGTGGGTGAGCTTGAAGACGTGCAGCAGGTTCAGCTCGTAGAGGCGCTGCCACTGGTCGGGGGTGCTGTCCTGGAAGGACGGGGCGGCGGGGCGGAAGTCGCCGACGTTGTTGACGAGGACGTCGGCGCGTCCGGCGACGCGGGCGACCTCGGCGACGGTGGGGTCGTCGACGATGTCGCCGATGACGGTGACGCAGCGGCCGCCCGCGGACTCGATGTCGGCGCGGGTGCGGTCGGCGGCCTCGGGGTCGATGTCGTTGAGGACGACGAGGTCGCCGGCGGCGGCGAGACGGCGGGAGATCGCGCCCCCGATGCCCAGGGCGCCGCCGGTCACCACGCTGGTTCGGGTCATTGCCGCGCCTTTCGGACGGGACGGGTCTCGATCCAGTCGATCTGCAGGGCGCGGTGGGCTATCCGCCACGTGCCGTCTTGGCGGATGTAGGCGTCGGTGTAGTGCAGATGCCAGGCGAGGTCGGTGAGCTTGCCCTCGTGTTCGGTGATGTGGTGGGCGACGCAGGCGACGTGGCCGGTCGCCGTTTCCCCTTCGGCGTCGAAGACCTCGCCCGCCAGCTCGTGGGACGTGACCGGGACGTCGTTGAGCGTCGACAGTGCGCGGACGATCGCGTCGCGGCCGGTGTGCGTGCGGACCGGGCCGAGGTCCGCGGGGGGATCGGGCAGGACGAGCGTCGCGTCGGGCGCGAACAGGCCGCCGAGGGCGTGCAGGTCGCGACGGTCGGCGTGCAGCGCGTAGCGGGCGACCAGGTCGCGCAGGTCGATCCGGTCGCCCGCCGTGAGGACGGTCACGAAAGGCCGAGGCGTTCGGCGCAGGCGGAGAGCTCGTCCTTCGCCTCGTCGATGTCCTGGGTGGTGGTGGCGCGCAGGACGAGACGGTCGGCGCCTTGGGCCGCGAGCTTCTCCGCCTTCTCCGGGGTGACCTTGGCCAGGCTGTGGCCGAGGGTCAGCTGGAGGACGTCGGGGTCGCGGTTCGCCTTCTCGGCCTCCTCGCGCATGAGCTTCACCAGCGCCTGCAGTTCGTCTCCTGCGACGCCCAAGGGCTGCAGGCCGTCGCCGAGGCGGCCCGCGCGGCGGGCGGCGGCCTTGCTGTGGCCGCCGATGTGCAGGGGGACGCCGTTCTTCTGTGCGGGCTTCGGGTAGCTCATCGCGTTGCGGAACTCGAAGAACTCGCCGTCGTGGGTCGCGCCCTGGGGTGCGGTGTCGGCCCAGAGCGCGCGCAGGACGTTGATCTGTTCGTCTGCGCGGCGTCCACGGGTGTCGAAGTCGGCGCCGCAGGCTTCGACCTCTTCGCGCATCCAGCCCATGCCGACGGTGATGCGGAGCCGTCCGCCGGCGAGGGCGTCGATGGTGGCGAGGCGCTTGGCGAGGACGACCGGGTGGTGGTTCGGCAGGACGAGGACGCCCGTGGCGAGCCCGATCCGGGACGTGCGGCCCGCCAGGTACGCGAGGAGGTCGAGCGGGTCGGGGATGTCCAGGTCGTCGGCGAGTTCCATCTTCCCGGACGCGTCGTACGGGTAGACGCTGTCGTAGCGGCTGGCGACGACGGCGTGCTCGACGGCGACGAGGGACTCGAAGCCGCAGGCGTCGGCGTGTTCGGCGTAGGCGCCGATCCAGGCGGGGTTCGCGGTGACACCTGCTGCGACGGGCGCCAGGACGGCGTATTTCACTCGTTCTCCTTTCGTGCTGCGGCGCGTCCGGCGCGGCGGCCGAAGAAGGTGCCGTCGCCGAGGGACGTGCCGCTGATGTAGCCCTCGCCATGCATCCCGGAGGACGCGCGTCCGGCGGCGTACAGGCCGGGGACGGCGGCGCCGGAGTTGTTCAGGACCGCGCCGTCGACGGTGGTGTGCAGGCCGCCGAGGGTGAATCCGGCGGCGCCGGTGCCCTTGCCGCCTCCGGCGTCGAAGAAGCCCGCGCGGGGGTCGATCGCGGCGAACGGCGGCTTGAGCGGCCGGAGCCACTTGGGGTCCTTGTGGAAGTAGGGGTCCTCGCCCTTCTCCGCGTGCCGGTTGTAGGTCTCGACCGTGGCCTCCAGGGACCCGGCGGGCATGCCGAGCTCCTGTTCGAGTTCGGCGAGGGTCTCGGCGACGTGCGCGGGCCGCAGGCCCCACCGGTCGCCCTCGGGGACGCTCTCGAACCCCTCTTCGTCGATGATCGTCCAGTAGGGGCCGGGCTGGTGCTTGACGGCGTGGACGCTGTAGTGGCCGGGGTAGACGTCCTCGTTGATGAACCGGCGGCCGAGGCCGTCCACGAGCATCCCGCGGTTCACCATGGCGGGCAGCGCGGTGAGGGCGATCTCGACGACCGACATGCGGCGGACGGCGGCGCCCGCGGCGGTCGCCATCCGGATGCCGGAGCCGTCGTCGAGGCCGTCGCTGACCTTGCCGTGGCCGAGGAGGATCGGCGCGTGGTCGGCGAGCATCTCCTCGTTGTCGACGAACCCGCCGCTGGTGATCACGACGGCCTTGCGCGCCCGGTAGGTGACGGTCTGCCCGTACTTGCGGGCGACGACGCCCGCGACCCTGCCGCCGTCCATGACGAGGTTGGCGGCCTGGGTGTCGGCGTGGGCGACGGCGCCCGCCTCGGTGGCGGCGGCGGCGAGCCTCTCCATGAGGAGCGCGCCGGCGAACCCGGGGGCGGCGGGGCGGTGGCCGCGGGGGGCGGGCTCGGCGAGGGTGTTGTACGGCCAGGAGTTCTCGCCCAGCCACATCAGCCCGTCGTCGGTCATCGGCATCCAGACCGGCGACTCGTAGAGGGTGGGGTTGAACGGGACGCCGCGCGCGCGGAACCACTCGAAGTGCTCGGTGCTCTCGTCGCAGTACAGCCGGAGCTTGGCGGTGTCGGCGTTGGGGCCGAGCGCCGCCTCCAGGTAGGCGTACATGGCGTCGGGCGTGTCGTCGAAACCGCACGCCTTCTGGATCTCGGTGCCGCCGCCGAGGTACAGCTCGCCGCCGGACTGCGCGGACGAGCCGCCGGGACCGCTCGCCCGCTCCAGGACGAGGACGTCCGCGCCCGCGGCGGCCGCCTCGTACGCCGCGGCGGCGCCCGCGCACCCGAACCCGACGACGAGCACGTCGCATTCGTGGTCGAAGCCGTCTATCTCGGACGCGGCGACCGGCTCGACGGAGGTTCGATCGGTCACCCGGTCACTTCCCCTGGGGGGTGAACGCGGCGAGGGGCTCGGAACCGGACCAGTCGTGGCCCCAGTAGCTGTCGGCCGTGATCTCCTCGGCGGTGTAGTGGGACTCGTCGACGAGCATGCCCTCGCAGCCGTACTCGATGTCCCAGCCGCCGGGGGCGCGCACGTAGAACGACACCATCTTGTCGTTGGTGTGGCGTCCCAGCGTGGACGAGATCGAGAAGCCGTGCTCGGCGACGTTGTCGAGCGCCCGGCCGACGGCGTCGAGGGTGTCGACCTCCACCATCAGGTGGACGAGGCCCGGGTCGCCGTCGTGGGGGGCGGGCGCGATGGCGAGGCTGTGGTGGCGCTGGTTGACGCCCATGAACCGGATCCGCAGCGGCTTCTCCGGGTCGCGGCTGGCGTTGAAGGCGCCGCGCGGGAGGAAGCCGAGGACGTCGGTGTAGAACTCGACGGCGTCCGGCTGGCGCGGCGTGGGCAGGACGACGTGGCCCATGCCCTGCGCGCCGGTGACGAACTTCTGCGCCTGCCCGGTGCGGACGGGCGAGTGATCCAGGATCGGGCCGAAGAACACCTCGACGGGGGTGCCGCCGGGGTCGCTGAACGCGATGACCTGCTCGGCGCCGCGGTCGGCGCATTCGCTCAGGGAGAGTTCGGCGACCTCGACGCCGGCCTTCTCGACGTCCTCGCGGACGGCGGCCAGCGCGAACTGGTCGCGCACCTCCCAGCCGATGGCCAGCACCCTGTCGGTGTCGCCGGGCAGGACGGCGAGGCGGTGCCTGCGCTCGTCCATGCGCAGGTACAGGCCGTCCGGGTCGGGGCCGGAGCCCTCGGCGAACCCGAGCGCGTCGATCGTCAGTTCGCGCCACCGCTCGATGTGCTGCGTCTGGACCTTGAGATATCCGAGCCCACGGATGTGCGTCACTGTCCTCGATCCCTTCGAAGTCGCGGCCCCGCGTCGGCCTGCCACGGGCGTCCGAGAGCCGTTCGAGGCCGTCCAAGGCCAAACGTGTCAAAGGGAGCGCCCGCGTGCGCGGCCCTTTCCCGCTCAGTGAGAACCGTCGGCCGCGTCGCCGCCGCGGCGGCTCTGATCGGAGCGAGCCGATCTGAGGCGAGCCGAGCCGAAGCAGGGAGGTCTGATGACGAACACGAAGCCGGTCGCGCTCGTGACCGGCGCCAGCCGCGGGATCGGGCGGGCGGCGGCGCTGGCACTGGCCGCCGCGGGCCATGACGTGGCGTTCACCGCGCGGACGGTCGAGGAGGGCGCGGGCCGGATCCCGCCGCGGCACGGTGCGGGCGCGGACATCGCCGTCCCGGGGAGCCTGGCGCGGACGCGCGCGGAGGCCGAGGCGCTCGGGGCGCGGGCGCTGCCCGTCCGGATGGACCTGCTGGACGTGCGGAGCCTGCGGGCCGCGGCCGCGACCGTCCAGCGGGAGTGGGGCCGGGTGGACGTGCTGGTGAACAACGCGGTCGCGCACGTCGGCGGCGACCACGCGCGCCTGCTCGACCTGGACGTCGACGTGGCGGCGCGGACGATGACGGGCAACTACCTGCATCGGCTCGCGCTGGTGCAGGCGGTGCTGCCGGGGATGGCGGAGCGGGGCGGCGGGACGATCGTGAACCTTCGCCTGACGCCGACCGGTTCCTCGGCAAAGTGATCTGGACGCCGAAGCTCGTCCGGGACGTCGGCCTCAAGACGGATTGAGCGCGCGCGCCTGAAACCCCGCCCGGCCGTCCGGCCGGGCGGGGAGAGCGTGGATTCCGCTCAGATCATCGAGCGCATGGGGCCCTGCGGGGGCTCGATGTCCAGGTCGGTGAGGGCGGAGACGTGGTAGACGGCGCCGGGCACGTGGATGGCGTGGGCGAGGCCCACGTGAGCGTCCCGCCAGAACCGCTGGATCGGGTTGTCGCTGCGCATCGCGTTGCCGCCGGACCGGACGACGATCTCGTTCATCGCGTGGACGGCGCGCCACGCGGCCCGGACCTGTGTGCGGCGCCCGGCGGCGCGCTCGGCGAACGTGAACTCCTCGCCCGCGGCGGCCTTGTCGTACATGCGCGACGCGTTCTCGATCAGCGCGGTGCGGGACGCCTTGATCTCCTCGGCGGCCTCGCTGATCGCGTACAGCACGTACGGGTCGTCCTTGATCTTGGTGCCGGTGATCTGGACCCGGGAGCGCTGGTAGGCGAGGTGGTGCGCGAGGGCGCCCTCGGCGATGCCGATCACGGCTGAGGTGATGCCGAGGGGGAAGGCGCAGGAGAACGGCATGAGGAAGAGCGGGTTGGTCAGCCCGGCCTCGCGCGGCGCCGAACCGTCGATGATCTTGTTGAACGGGATGGTCCGGTACTCGGGCACGAACGCGTCGCGGACG
The nucleotide sequence above comes from Actinomadura algeriensis. Encoded proteins:
- a CDS encoding DUF4097 family beta strand repeat-containing protein; this translates as MQTSSTGSREEGAHTYTFDTPAPIVAVIEVAGGMVVLRAGNRVDTVVDVRPSDPTRDLDVQAAEQTRVEFEAGRLTVKTPRYKVRSLVGNMPSVEVTIELPAGSEVTGRSGSHFRGEGPLGDTDLETAAGYVRLQETGRLKLRAAAGEISVNRATDHIEVVTATGKIWLGEIDGTATVKTSNGDITVGTVTGKASLVTANGDVLVGRSRAELHAKSAHGSVRISEAAAGGAVLETGFGEIEVGVPEGTAAWLEVNSEHGNVRSELEAADDPGQATEMVEIRARTRHADILVRRA
- a CDS encoding SDR family NAD(P)-dependent oxidoreductase; amino-acid sequence: MTRTSVVTGGALGIGGAISRRLAAAGDLVVLNDIDPEAADRTRADIESAGGRCVTVIGDIVDDPTVAEVARVAGRADVLVNNVGDFRPAAPSFQDSTPDQWQRLYELNLLHVFKLTHALLPAMIEHGSGAIVNNSTVEAFRGIPQHPVYSAFNAGVSAFTRSLAVAVGRHGVRVNAIAPDLADTEQTPASWMLRGYDPDLMHTWVPMARFGRPDDYAAVVAFLASDEARFVTGHTVPVDGGTLAASGWFVRADDQGWTNRPHRA
- a CDS encoding nuclear transport factor 2 family protein → MTVLTAGDRIDLRDLVARYALHADRRDLHALGGLFAPDATLVLPDPPADLGPVRTHTGRDAIVRALSTLNDVPVTSHELAGEVFDAEGETATGHVACVAHHITEHEGKLTDLAWHLHYTDAYIRQDGTWRIAHRALQIDWIETRPVRKARQ
- a CDS encoding LLM class F420-dependent oxidoreductase, coding for MKYAVLAPVAAGVTANPAWIGAYAEHADACGFESLVAVEHAVVASRYDSVYPYDASGKMELADDLDIPDPLDLLAYLAGRTSRIGLATGVLVLPNHHPVVLAKRLATIDALAGGRLRITVGMGWMREEVEACGADFDTRGRRADEQINVLRALWADTAPQGATHDGEFFEFRNAMSYPKPAQKNGVPLHIGGHSKAAARRAGRLGDGLQPLGVAGDELQALVKLMREEAEKANRDPDVLQLTLGHSLAKVTPEKAEKLAAQGADRLVLRATTTQDIDEAKDELSACAERLGLS
- a CDS encoding FAD-dependent oxidoreductase, whose product is MTDRTSVEPVAASEIDGFDHECDVLVVGFGCAGAAAAYEAAAAGADVLVLERASGPGGSSAQSGGELYLGGGTEIQKACGFDDTPDAMYAYLEAALGPNADTAKLRLYCDESTEHFEWFRARGVPFNPTLYESPVWMPMTDDGLMWLGENSWPYNTLAEPAPRGHRPAAPGFAGALLMERLAAAATEAGAVAHADTQAANLVMDGGRVAGVVARKYGQTVTYRARKAVVITSGGFVDNEEMLADHAPILLGHGKVSDGLDDGSGIRMATAAGAAVRRMSVVEIALTALPAMVNRGMLVDGLGRRFINEDVYPGHYSVHAVKHQPGPYWTIIDEEGFESVPEGDRWGLRPAHVAETLAELEQELGMPAGSLEATVETYNRHAEKGEDPYFHKDPKWLRPLKPPFAAIDPRAGFFDAGGGKGTGAAGFTLGGLHTTVDGAVLNNSGAAVPGLYAAGRASSGMHGEGYISGTSLGDGTFFGRRAGRAAARKENE
- a CDS encoding VOC family protein, with the protein product MTHIRGLGYLKVQTQHIERWRELTIDALGFAEGSGPDPDGLYLRMDERRHRLAVLPGDTDRVLAIGWEVRDQFALAAVREDVEKAGVEVAELSLSECADRGAEQVIAFSDPGGTPVEVFFGPILDHSPVRTGQAQKFVTGAQGMGHVVLPTPRQPDAVEFYTDVLGFLPRGAFNASRDPEKPLRIRFMGVNQRHHSLAIAPAPHDGDPGLVHLMVEVDTLDAVGRALDNVAEHGFSISSTLGRHTNDKMVSFYVRAPGGWDIEYGCEGMLVDESHYTAEEITADSYWGHDWSGSEPLAAFTPQGK
- a CDS encoding SDR family NAD(P)-dependent oxidoreductase — translated: MTNTKPVALVTGASRGIGRAAALALAAAGHDVAFTARTVEEGAGRIPPRHGAGADIAVPGSLARTRAEAEALGARALPVRMDLLDVRSLRAAAATVQREWGRVDVLVNNAVAHVGGDHARLLDLDVDVAARTMTGNYLHRLALVQAVLPGMAERGGGTIVNLRLTPTGSSAK
- a CDS encoding acyl-CoA dehydrogenase family protein encodes the protein MTNRVLDTIMERAEEIRELGPVNERLGKLDDKAAKVLRDAGVIRMLQPAAHGGLEVHPREFAETVMKIASLDGSTGWVAGIVGLHPWEMAMADPKVQQEIWGDDPDTWIASPYAPMGVARPVEGGYIFNGRWQFSSGTDHCDWIFLGAMLGDKDGKVAQPPSSLHMILPRSDYEIVEDSWEVAGLKGTGSKDVIVRDAFVPEYRTIPFNKIIDGSAPREAGLTNPLFLMPFSCAFPLGITSAVIGIAEGALAHHLAYQRSRVQITGTKIKDDPYVLYAISEAAEEIKASRTALIENASRMYDKAAAGEEFTFAERAAGRRTQVRAAWRAVHAMNEIVVRSGGNAMRSDNPIQRFWRDAHVGLAHAIHVPGAVYHVSALTDLDIEPPQGPMRSMI